tctctccctcccaaccccattctccggcctgctccccaaaacccctgacacccgtactaatcaagaatctatctatctctgccgaaaaaaatacccaataacctggccatcacagctttctgtggcaaggaattccacagattcaactccctcttacaatacaatagaaattcttcctcatctccttcctcaaagaatgtcctttgtaactcagtgggtcaggcagcatctctgtggagaacgtggacaggtacagagtacagagtgctggagtaactcagtgggtcaggcagcatctctgtgtagaacgtggacaggtacagagtgctggagtaactcagtgggtcaggcagcatctctgtgtagaacgtggacaggtacagagtgctggagtaactcagtgggtcaggcagcatctctgtggagaacgtggacaggagACCCCAGTATTGGATCACGGGTGATGTTCCTTTAGTTGAGAGCAGGTCATCGGATTTGGCAAGGTGTGAGCGTTCCATTCATTCTTTGGCGCTATGGACAGCCCGTTCTGCTAGCCCGTTGGACTGTGGAAATTCAGGACTGCAGGACTTTgacatgggtcaaacgcaggcaggcatgcaggtgcgggcaagtagggccgaagggcctcttttcgcacgctgtatgactccgtgactctggtacgcttttcacacagaggatggtgggtgtaatgaacgagctgctagaggaggtagttgaggcacctactatcgcaatgtttcagaaatatttagacaggaacatggataggagaggtttcgagggatatgatccaaatacaggcaggtggaacgTGTAGATAGGATATGTTGATCAGTTTGGGCaatctgggccgaatggcctgtttccacgcactaTGTCACTAGTCTAgcatagatgggccatgttgggctgcatggcaagttgggcccaagagcCCGTTTACACAATGTATGATTCTACATTAAACAAATCCCAACTTGTTTCTGTTATTAGGTCAAATTCTCCACAGGAAGTTTCTACGAAAGTGGAGTAAGAATCTGAAAGTTGTGTACACAGGAGGCGAGCAAACGGCCGGGACACGCTTGTTTAAAGAATTATACACTGATCTGAGGATTACAAACGCAACACCAGAGGGAATGCCCCTTGGAAATGACGGGGAAACCGATGAAGATGTGGATCCACATCAACTACTGAAACACAACAACGCTGAGACAGAGGAGACCTCCACCATCTTGGTGCGGGGAACAGCCGGGAGTGGAAAAAGCACCCTGATACAGAAGATAATCCATGATTGGGCCACCAAGAATATATATCAGGAGTTCAAATATATCTTTTCTTTTCAGTTTCACAACTTAACAGCCATCAAATGTGTGACAAACTTAAACACCCTGGTCCTAGAATCTCATCCATATCTGGAAAATCATCTGGAATATCTTTGGAACAACCCTAAAGCCATATTGTTTATCTTTGATGACTTAGATCGATATGAACAAGGCAGTATCTTCTCAGATGACAAGGGAAATGGGCAATGTATCAATCCTCATTCCTATGAATTTGTGCCTGACATCCTGACCTGCCTCATTCAGGGTAGGTTGGTCAAAGGGTGCTCCATATTGGTCACCACACGACCATGGAGACTCGAGGCCCTGCAGGAGACACCTGCAAAGCCAACCTTCCATCTCACAGGATTTACTCAGGAAAAAGTCAAGGAGTATTTCCAGCGTCACGTTGGAGATAAGGCAAAGGCAGAACAGTTGGTGCAACTACTTGAAGCAAATGATACATTAGGTACATTGTCTGTCAACCCTCTGTTCTGTTCCGTTCTCGCCTCATTGCCCGAGTGGTCACAAGTTGGAGAATTTCCAATATTGTCCATGGCCAACACCCCGGTGTTCTCCGCCTACATCACAAGTCTTCTTCTGACCTGCGGATACGATGCCCAAAAGTCTCGGCAAGGTTTGATAAATTTGGGCAAAGAGGCTTACAAGAAAAtcagagataaagactttgcattTGAAGCCCACGAAGTGAATCAGTATCTTCCCAATTTCTCATCTGCGTTCATGATGGAGGTGCCAGGCAAAGATGATCGTGGGGTTGTCTACAAATTCAGGTATCCTGTTTTCCAGAACTTTGTTGCAGCCCTTGTTAAAAGCCGAAACACCCCAGGAATGTCCCTAAAAACATTGTTAAATGAGATTTACACGGCAACAGATGACAGATTCAACATCTTCTCCAGGTTTCTGGTGGGTCTCTCCTCACGGAGGTCAACCAATTGGCTGGAGAGAGTATTGGGCTCGATTTCACCCGACGCCTCATCTTCCATCGCCGACTGGATCAAAGAATGTGTGAAAACGCGCCTGTCCAACTTGGCCGGAAAGATGGCCCAGGGCAAATTCTTGAACATACTGCACTGCTTGTTTGAATTCGGAGACCCTCAGTTGACCACCGAGGCGTTGGAACCCATGAGGACCATAATATTCAATCAATGTTCCCTCAACACGTTCGACTGTGTGGTTTTATCGAGGACATTGATCTGCTGTGGACCCATTGAGGAACTGGATCTCAGCTCATGCGGTGTAAAACAGGAGGGAATACGGTATCTACAACCCGTGTTGTACAAGTGTAACGTGCTCAGGTAATTCACCAAGACTGGGAAATAATATAACAAAGgtaatgggatccaaggagatctGGACGACTggatagagatagacacaaagtgctggagtatctcaacgggtcaggcagcatctcggaagaacatggataggtacaaagtgcttgagtaactcaatgggtgaggcagcatctctggatccatcttcactaaggacgacataaacaatctccctgatgtatttGTGGCCAGAGGATCCAGGGTGACGGAGacactgaaggaaattcacattaggcaggatatTGTATTGGGTAgtagacatggggggggggaatgaaggctgataaatctccagggcctgatgttctgcatcccagggtacttaacgatttggctctagaaatcgtggacgcattggtgatcattttccaatgttctatagattcaggatcagttcctgtggattggagggcagctaatgttatcccactttttaagaaaggtgggagagagaaaacagggaattatagaccagttagcctgacattggtggtggggaagataatatatgtcaatgatttagatgaagggactaaaagtaacatgagcaaatttgcagatgacacaaaactgtgaagaagatgctgTGAGGATGAAGGGtggcttggacatgttgggtgagtgggcagatgaatggccgattcggtttaatgtggataaatgtgaggttatccactttggtagtaaaaacaggaagtcatatgctgggagaatggagcggctgggcttatacactggagtttagaaggatgagagggtatcgtattgaaacatataagattgctaagggtttgcacacgccagaggcaggaaacatgttcccaatgttgggggagtccagaaccaggggccacagtttaagaataaggggtaaggcatttagaacggagacgaggaaacactttttcacacacagagttgtgagtctgtaattctctgcctcagagggcggtggaggccagttctgtggatgctttcaagagagagctagatagggctcttaaagatagcgagagagagagtcaggggatatggggagaaggcaggaacggggtactgattggggatgatcagccatgatcacattgaatgacggtgctggctcgaagggccgaatggcctgctcctgcacctattgtctattgacaattttACTAAAGACAATTACCCTTCACACCTACAGGTCTTATAAATTCATAAGGTAtaggaacagaataaggccattcggcccatcgtctactccgccgttcaatcatggctaatctgtctTTAAGGGAACAGCctgaataacattttgtgcaagataaagccagtaaagtccaataaaagatgttccaggggtctccaatgaggtggatgggaggtcaggactgctgtctagttgatgagaggacggttcattTGCCCGATAACATCCGGGAAGAAACTGTATCCATTTCATgaatcttcctctctctctcaaacGCAGGCTAAAATCCAACCAACTTACAGACGACTGCATAGAAAGTCTAATCTCCATCGTTCAAACCAACCGTTCACTGATGTTGTTGGATCTGAGTAACTGCGATCAGGACAAGGACAAAAGGAATGAATTCACAGTCGAAAAGCTGCAGGCTCGTGTACAGAATTGTGGGCTGCAACGAGAAATCAGGTGCGTTTATCTTTGTGATATTTATTACACCTTCCACAATAGGGAACATCAAACACTGGATAAAAATGATATCTGGAGATCATACAAAGTCCAATGAGTTTACTGCCGTCTTTGCCAGTAAGCTGAGGACAAAGGTTCTTTATATTGCTGGAGACACTCTTATATCCGGGTataatttagttttatttagttcatTGCCATGTAGGTTCATAAGCTCATGatagggacagaattaggccattatgtCCATcaagtggcctccactgccctctgtggcagggaattccacaaattcacaactctctgggtgaaaacgttttttctcatctcagtcttaaatgacctcccctatattctaagactgtgtgtgtggcccctggttctggactcgcccaacattgggaacatttttcctgcctctagcttgtccagtccttttataattttatatgtttctataagatccccccccccccctcatccttctaaactccagtgaatacaagcctagtcttttcaatctttcctcgtatgacagtcccgccatcccagggatcgatctggtgaacctacgctgcactgcctcaatcacaaggatgtccttcctcaaatactccagatgtggtctcaccagagctcatCATCGGTGTCTCATCATCGTATGTTGTGGTCTCGTGATGTTAtgttgttgttaagctggaaatggtgcagcgAAGATTCACTGGGATGTTGACCGGACTTGAGCAACCTCGGCTTCAGGGGGAGGTtggccaggctaggactttattccttggagcgcaggagagcagagggggagagggagggggggggggggagagagagagagagggggggagagagagagggggagagagagagagaggggagagagagagagagagagggagagagagagatagagagacagagaaacagagagagagagacagagagacagagagacagagagagagacagagacagagacagagagagacagagagagagagagatggagacatGGAGGCAGAGGGGAACTGCGACAGAGGAAGTTTGGGAGAAAGGGCGAGACAGGGAAAGGGGGAATAGAAAgagaagcccttcggcccaacttgcccacaccgaactacatgccccatctacagcagtcacacctgcctgtgtttgtcccagaTCCCTCAAAATCTGCCCCATCCAATATCCAGAACCATCCACCCATCTACAGGTTTGAACATGTTTCTTATCGTTTACAGATGGGCACGGCATGAAGATACTGAACAGAAAGACTCAAAGCCGGACAAAGCATCGAATATCTTAACGATCATCACAGAATGAAGACGCAAGgacccgcagatgctggtttacacaaagggacacaatctgttggagtaactcagggtttATTTCGATTGTTCCACCAGTAACTCCAGCATTGTTTGTCCGAACCAGAGTAATGGACTGTTCATGAATTTGAGCAACGGACAAGAAGAACATGATTTGGGTGGGCATCGCGACTCGCatcgcagcagcctctgcaggctggatatgtgtgtgtgtgtggggggggggggggggaacgactgtcttgttttattttttgtctcgtttgagtgtagtgtacagtgttttttttaaactgggtgtgtgtgtgtgtgggggggggggggacgggacttttacaattttttcaactaccttctgtggcagagaattccacggattcacagattctccactctctgtgtgaaaaaagttcttctcatctcggttttaaaggatttcccccttatccttcaactgtgaccccttgttcttgacttaCCCAAcgtcgagaacaatcttcctgcatctagcctgtccaacccctagagaattttgtaagtttctataagatcccccctcaatcttctaaattctagcgagtacaagccgaatctatccagtctttcttcatatgacagtcctgacatcccaggaatcagtctggtgaaccttctctgtactccctctatggcaagaatgtccttcctcagatttggagaccatatactgtatatactgtataatACCGTAAGAATCATTTCCCCTTCCGTGAGACCTGAATTATTTCTAACCCTGTTTACCAGCTTTGTAATACTTTGGATGATGCAATTTGTTTTCAATAAATATAATGATGGTGGAGTGTATGTCATTCTTTCAATCCATAATTAAACGCGGAAACATCAAAGTAGAAtaaagggatcttggagtgcaggtacatagttccttaagcccctgtcccacttaggaaaccttctggagactttgtgccccatccaaggtttccatgcggttcccggaggtttttgagactgacaaaaacctccctccggaaccgcacggaaaccttgggtgggggcgcaaagtctgcggaggtttccgttcaggtttcctaagtgggacaggggcattaacgtggcatcacaggtagacatgGAGTGTTGTAGACCAGGCGATTGAGATGGGGGCGCAGAAATGGCAGCAAAGGTTTAGATCTTTATGAGATTGATAAGGAGAATGAAACGCCCATTCTGAAGTGTACCTGATCTTTGCCCGGGGTGAGGCTAGAACGTTGCACAATAGTGATCGTTGAGGGACTCTGGGAACAAAAGTACAGAGACAGTGCGGAGATTAGAGGACGTCTCACTGTGGAAAGAGAGGAGCGCTGGTGTTCAGAGTTAATTCTACTAAGAGAACAGTTCTGTCCAAGATTGAAGAAATGGGCACCCAAACAGGTGAGAATGAAAGGTCGTACCTTTCCAAAGGAGATGGGGAATGAttcgctggcattggagagggtgcaggggagaCTTATGAGAATGATTCTGGGGATGACTGGGTTAACACATGACACCCGTTTAACGGCTCTGGGCCTCTTCTCAttgtggtttagaaggatgaagagaGACCTCACAGAATCTTACGGactagtgaaagacctggatagagtgggtgtggagaggatgtttccactagtcgggAGACTTGGACAAGAGTCCAAAaggacaggtagacaaaagtgctggagaaactcagcgggtgcagcagcatctatggagcgaaggaaataggtgacgtttcgggccgaaacccttcttcagtccaaaaGGACATAcgtttagtaaggagatgaggaaggatgggctggtgttggagagggtccagagggggtttacgTGAATGATCcgggggatgattgggttaatgtatgacgaGTGTTtgacagggtcaggcagcatctccggcagtcggccacggtggtgcagcggtagagtggctgcttaACAGCGCTTGCgaagtgactccgaagtaaaatctaggtgtggtctcaccaagaccctgtacaactgcagtagaacctccctgctcctagactcaaatcctctatggcaagaatgtctttcctcagatttggagaccaaaactgtacgcaatactccaggtgtggtctcaccaagaccctgtacaactgcagtagaacctccctgctcctagactcaaatcctctatggcaagaatgtctttcctcagatttggagaccaaaactgtacgcaatactccaggtgtggtctcaccaagaccctgtacaactgcagtagaacctccctgctcctagactcaaatcctctatggcaagaatgtctttcctcagatttggagaccaaaactgtacgcaatactccaggtgtggtctcaccaagaccctgtacaactgtatacttgtaataagtcgagaaatggagaccaaatctttttgAAATGGTCCGATGTGCCCGCTCGAAGGAATCTCATGTCTTCCAGGTGTAACGTttcggacatatttgaaatctacttatttattgttggtgttggggcgtttttccagaacttaagtatgagttttttccCCGTTATTAAACCGTAATTACGTCGATTCTTTTGGGAGGCAGATAGCTCAAGGCTGGCTTCCATTGTaccaaaaataatcaataatcaatCAATTTGTAAAAATTTCATTCAAATTTCATTCCAAacgttttggatttttatacagaaaacaaaggaATGCTTCTCGGGATAGACATTTATTACAGATAGGGGAGACATTAGGAGAAAGTTTGCTCATTTtcgtttttgagtaatatagtctatgtaaggttttaaattgaattagagtataaatacatagaaacatagacaataggtggaggagtagaggccattcggcccttcgagcctgcaccatttgccattcaatctgatcatggctgatcatccaa
The sequence above is drawn from the Leucoraja erinacea ecotype New England unplaced genomic scaffold, Leri_hhj_1 Leri_1484S, whole genome shotgun sequence genome and encodes:
- the LOC129715893 gene encoding NACHT, LRR and PYD domains-containing protein 3-like, which produces NPNLFLLLGQILHRKFLRKWSKNLKVVYTGGEQTAGTRLFKELYTDLRITNATPEGMPLGNDGETDEDVDPHQLLKHNNAETEETSTILVRGTAGSGKSTLIQKIIHDWATKNIYQEFKYIFSFQFHNLTAIKCVTNLNTLVLESHPYLENHLEYLWNNPKAILFIFDDLDRYEQGSIFSDDKGNGQCINPHSYEFVPDILTCLIQGRLVKGCSILVTTRPWRLEALQETPAKPTFHLTGFTQEKVKEYFQRHVGDKAKAEQLVQLLEANDTLGTLSVNPLFCSVLASLPEWSQVGEFPILSMANTPVFSAYITSLLLTCGYDAQKSRQGLINLGKEAYKKIRDKDFAFEAHEVNQYLPNFSSAFMMEVPGKDDRGVVYKFRYPVFQNFVAALVKSRNTPGMSLKTLLNEIYTATDDRFNIFSRFLVGLSSRRSTNWLERVLGSISPDASSSIADWIKECVKTRLSNLAGKMAQGKFLNILHCLFEFGDPQLTTEALEPMRTIIFNQCSLNTFDCVVLSRTLICCGPIEELDLSSCGVKQEGIRYLQPVLYKCNVLRLKSNQLTDDCIESLISIVQTNRSLMLLDLSNCDQDKDKRNEFTVEKLQARVQNCGLQREIRWARHEDTEQKDSKPDKASNILTIITE